CTTCACGATCGCGGTCTTCGTCTTCGGCCTGAGCTTCATCGTGGCCGGACGACTGCAGGACAAGAAGGGACCGTTCTGGATATCGATCGCCGGATCGGTCCTGTTCAGCCTCGGGTGGGTCCTTGCGACCTACGCGAAGGACCTGACAGCCCTGTATCTCACGATGGGGGTCGTGCTGGGGATCGGCAGCGGGTTCGGGTACGCCACGCCGATCCCTGTGTTGTCGAAATGGTTTCCCGATCGCAGAGGCCTGGCGGTGGGGCTGGCCGTGGCGGGGTACGGCGGCGGATCCTTCATCATCTCCTTCATCGGGAAGCCGATGCTTACCGCGTTCGGCTGGCGGGACACGTTCCTGTACCTGGGGATCGGCTACTTTGTCGCGACCATGATCGGGGCGCTGATCCTGCGGAATCCGCCGGTGGGCTGGAAGCCGGCCGGCTGGGTGCCGGCGGCGGCGACCGCGAAAGTCACGGCGTCGAGACACGAGTATGCGCCGGGCGAGGTGGTCAAGACCTCCGCCTTCTATTACATGTGGGTTGCATACGCCCTGGCGACCGGCGCGGGGCTCATGCTGATCAGCCAGCTGGTGCCTTTCGGGCGGCAGCAACTGAAGATCGTGGATGTCGCAGCCAACCTGGCCATTGCCGTGGGGGCCGTGGGGAACGCTTCCGGACGGATCTTCTCCGGATGGTTGTCGGACACGATCGGGCGGCTCCAGACGCTGCGCCTGATGGTGGGGGTGTCCATCCTCGCGTTCCTGGCCCTTCCGCACATCAGCGGAGCGGCGATGCTGTACGGAATGGTGTTCGTCGTCTATTACTGCTACGGGACGCAGCTCTCGGTCTACGCGTCCACGACGGGCGACTTCTTCGGGACGAAGAACCTGGGCGTGAACTACGGCCTGCTTTTCACCGCGTGGGGAGTGGCCGGGGTCATCGGCCCGATCATCGCCGGGCGGCTGTTCGACATCTTCGGGAACTACACCAACGCGTTCTACGTCGGTTCGGGGATCTGCGTCCTTGCGCTGGGGAGCCTGTTGCTGGCGAAGCGGCCCGAAGTTCCGGCGATGGCCGGCGTGGAGGAGGTCAGGGAAGTGACAAGGGCGGCATGATGCCATCCTCGCGCGCTCATCGAAACAGGGTGGACCGGCCCGCCTTCGGCCGGCCCACCCGCCTTCCGGATCCGCGCTTCGCGGTCAGCGATGGAGGATCGGGGATGATCCGCACGAAACGGATTTATGCGCCGCCGGAAAGGACAGACGGCGCGCGGATCCTCGTGGATCGACTTTGGCCCCGGGGAGTGAGCAAGACCGCGGCGCGGATCGACGAGTGGCGGAAGGAGCTCGCTCCGTCGAACGATCTCAGGAAATGGTTCGGGCACGATCCCTCGAAGTGGGAGGAGTTCCAGTCCCGCTATCGAGACGAACTGGAAATCGGTGGAAAAATGGAAGAGCTCCGTATCCTGGGTGAGAGGGCGAAGGGGGAGGCATTCACCCTGGTATACGCGGCACGGGACGAAGAGCGCAACAACGCGGCGGTCCTCAGGAAGCTGATCGGGACGCTGATCGGTTGAGCCCCGGATCCCGCGCCAGGAGGAAGGTTCCTCCTTGCCGGAAGCAGGCGGATGCCTCTATGCTTTCCGCATCGAGGAGCGGTACTTCATCGACGGTGCGGCGGAGCGGGTCGGACACCTCGATATTGCCGACGCAATGGGAGCGGAGCTCATCGTGATGATCAATCCCATCGTACCGATCTACAACGATCGGTCCGTGGTCTGCATCCCCACCCGGGAGGGCTCCCGATGAGCTGCCCGACCTGCGGCGGGGAACATCTCCCGGGGGGTGGAAGGAAGGGGATGACTCCCGCCGGCGAGAGGACATGCCCCTACAAGGGGTCGGCGTACGAAGGATTGCGGGCCGGGCACGACCAGATCTATTTCGGCCGGTGGAGGAGGATGGACGCGACCTCCATCGAACTGCGGAAGGCGTACCGCCAGTTGGAAAGACTGCTTCGGGAGATCGCCGCCGCCCTCGAAGCGGAGGACGTACCCGCGGCCCGGGCGGACCTGGGAAAGGCTTTCGAGGCGCTGCAGACCGCGGAGCCGGGCGAAGAGGGGCCCGAGGCTCTCCGTTACATGGACCACGCCCTTTCCTATGCCCACCGGGTGATCGGCGACCTGTTGCACGAAAAAGGACTTCCCCCGCACTCGCCGGCCGACTACGCCGGATGGTACGAATCGGGGGAAGTTCCGTTCCGGGAAGACTGGTGAGGACGACGAGCACGGAAGGAGGATTCCGATGATTCCCCTGGACAGGTACCCGAAGGAAATCATGCTGCGGGACGACTCCCGAGTGGTTTTGCGCCCGATGATCCCGGAGGATGCGGACGGCCTCTGGAATTTCCTGCAGCAGCTTTCCGAGATCGACAAGTCCCATTTCCACGAGGATGTGGACCGCCCCGAGGTGGTGGAGGGCTGGGCGAAGTCGCTCGACTACGAGAAGGCCCTTCCGATCCTTGCGGTCCGGGGGGACCGCATCGTGGGAACCGTGACGCTCTACCGGAACCGGACGGGCTGGAAACAGCGCATCGGGATCGTCAGGATCCTGATCTCCCTCGATCATCGGCACCTGGGCCTGGGGACGGCGATGATCCGGGAGATCCGCCACCTCGGCGAGAAGGTCGCCTTGAACTACCTGATGGCGGAGGTGATCGAGGAGCAGCAGGCCGCCGTTCGCGCGCTCGAACGGATGGGCTTCGAGAAGATGGTGGTCTATCGGAAATTCGTCAACGACCGGAAAGGGCATCTCCACGATCTCGTGGTGCTTCTTCACCGGATGTCGGGACTCGAGAAAGAGATGTTCTATTGATGCTTCGATCCGGGGGAGTGCGTGATTCCGCAATCCCCCGGGGAGGCTTCCGCAACGGCATCAAATCCGGCGCTTCAATGCGGCTTGATCTGGATCGCGAACAGCGCCGCCGCCACGATGCTGCCGAACGCCCCGACCGCCGACATGGTCCGCATGATCTCGCCCGGCGCGATCCCCTGCAGCGCAGGGGCCTCCGGCACGTACAGGAGGCCGATCGCCATCTGCGCAGCCCACATCGTCCACATCGGGTCCGGAGAGAAGAAGAGCTCCACCGCATAAAGCAGGAGCAGCCCCGCTGCGAACACCGCCTCTCTTCCCCTCGGGAGCACCTCCCGGATCCACTTCATGTCGGCCACCTCCTCCTCTTCCACATCGCGCCCTTGCCGCGTCTACAACATATTTTACGCGCGGCGGAGGACGATGGCCTCAGCTATGTATCAATATATCTCGATTAACGGATATTTATTTTTGGCCGCGACCACGATGAGAAATAAAACAGGTCACGACCGATGGTTGTCGATCAGCGGGAACGTTTTCCCGAAGATGAACGACCGGCCCCGGGCGAGGAAATCGTGCGGGAAGCCGAGTTCGATCTTGCTTGCCTCGTCCAGCCTCGCGAGCTGATCCGGTCCGATGGCGACATCGAGACACCCGAGGTTGTCCCGCAACTGCGCGATGGTCTTCGCCCCGAGGATCGGGACGATCACCCCGAACGGCTGCTGCCGGACCCATGCGAGCGCCGCCTGGGACGCCGTGCAGCCGGTTTCTTTCGCCGCCTGCGCCGCCGCCTCCGCGATCCGCACGCTCCGTTCCGTGACGACCGCTTCGGCCCAGGCCTCGTCCTTCGTGTATCGCGCCCCGGCCGGCCGGTCCTTCGGGGACTTGTACTTCCCCGACAAGACCCCTCCCCCGAGGACTCCCCAGGGCGTTATGGCGAGGTCGAGCGCCTTCGCCATCGGCAGCAGGTCGCGTTCCGGGGTCCGGTCCGCAAGGTTGTACTGGATCTGGAGGGCGGCGAAGGGGCTCCAACGGCTCAGCTCGGCGAGCATGTTCGCCCGCGACACGACCCAGGCGGGGGCGTCGGAGATCCCGACGTAGAGGACCTTCCCGGATCGCACGACGTCGTCGAGGGCGCGCATCGTCTCCTCGAGGGGGGTCATCCCGTCCCAGGCGTGGACCCAGTACAGATCGATGTAGTCCGTATCCAGGCGCTTCAGGCTGGCGTCGAGCGACTGCACGAGGTTCTTCCGGTGGTTTCCGCCGCCGTTGGGATCGTCGGGACGCATGTTCAGGGTGTACTTCGTGGCGAGAACGAACCGCTCCCGTCGACCCTTCAGGAACTCTCCCACGAACTTCTCGCTCGTTCCGCCGGTGTAAAGGTTGGCGGTGTCGACGAAGTTGCCGCCCGCGTCGGCGAACGCATCGAACATTTTCCGGCTCTCCTCCTTCGACGCCCCCCAGCCCCACTCCTCGCCGAATGTCATCGTGCCGAGGCACAGCTCCGAGACCCGCAACCCCGTTTTTCCCAACAGTTTGTATCGCATCGCGCCTCCCTTCGAATCCGCGGAATTTCCGATGGTCCAGTATAGATGACCCCCGCGACCGGTGGATTCCGGCCCGTGAACTTTTCCCGTGGACGGTGCATCGAACGTGTATTCGAATCGGCGGGAAACCCGCGGGAAAGGGGCAAGGTCATGGTGCCGAAGACGAGGAACGTCGCGGAGATCGTCGAGCCGCAATCGGTGATCGAGGGGGCCGGCGTCAAGCTTCGTCGCAGCATCGCCACGCGGAGACTCGATTACGTGGACCCGTTCCTCTTGTTCGACCATTTCGGGTCGGACGATCCGGAGGATTACCTCGCCGGTTTTCCGATGCACCCCCACCGGGGGATCGACACGGTGACGTACATGCTCGCCGGCCTCGTAGACCACAAGGACAGCCTGGGAAACGGCGGGACGATCGGCGCGGGGGACGTGCAGTGGATGACGTCGGGCGGGGGGATCCTCCATGAAGAGATGCCCAGGCCCAAGGATGGAAGGATGGAGGGGTTCCAGCTCTGGGTCAACCTCCCGGCCCGGTTGAAGATGAGCCGTCCCCGGTACCGGGAGATCGGGGCGGACCGGATCCCCGAGGTGCGCCGGCGGGATGGCGTGCGGGTGCGGGTGGTGGCCGGCGAGGTGGACGGGGTGCGCGGCCCGGTGACGGAGATCGCGGCCGATCCGGAGTACCTCGACGTAACGGTTCCGATGGGGGGGGAGTTCCTCCACCCCGTTCCCTTGGGTCATGCGGCCGTCGCGTACGTGTTCGAAGGGAAGGGGGACTTCGGCGGCGCAGGCGGGAAGGTCGTCGCGTCGACGCGGCTCGTCGTTTTCGGGGACGGAGATAGCGTCCGGGCGAAGGCGACGGGGGATCACGTCCGGTTCCTGCTGCTCTCCGGGAAGCCGATCGGCGAACCGATCGCCCGCTACGGACCTTTCGTGATGAACACGCGGAAGGAGATCGAGCAGGCCATCGAGGACCTGCGCAACGGCACCTTCGTCTGGCGCGGCTGAACCCGCCGGTGTCTAATAGGGGGAAATGGACCCCGGCCTCTTCTACCTCCTCGACGCGGTCGGCACGGTTGCCTTCGCCATGTCGGGCGCCTTCAAGGCGGTTCGGCACCGCCTCGACCTGCTGGGCGTCCTCGTCCTCGGGTTCGCCACCGCGATGGGCGGCGGAGTGGTGCGGGACGCCCTCCTGCACCGCACGCCCGCCGTGTTCCTTACCAACGGCCCCGCCTTTTTCTCCCTGCTCGGGTGTGTCCTCGCCGCCGCATGGCCGGCCGCGGCGCGAAGGCTCGGCCACCCGGAAAAACTGGAAAGCGAACGGGCGTTTCTCGTGGTGGACGCCCTGGGCCTGGCGATCTTCGCCGTGACCGGAGCCCGCCTTGGTGCGGAGGCGGGGCTCACCGCGTGGAGCACGATCCTGTTTGCCGCGATCACCGCGGTCGGCGGCGGGATGATCCGGGACGTCCTCGTGCGCGAAGTTCCCATGGTGTTGTCGGCGGATTTCTACGCCACGGCGGCGTTGATCGGAGGGCTCGTCTACGTCGTATGCGACCGCGTTGGCGTCCCCGGGTCGTTGAACTCGATCGCGACGTTCGCCGTCACCTTCCTCCTGCGGGTAATGGCGATCTGGCGAGGCTGGCACCTTCCGCGCCTGTCTTCCTAGCCCCTCACGCCCTGATCCTTCGGGAAGCGAAGGCTGCCGCATCGGCGGGAGTATAATGATCATGTAGGAGCGGGTGTCGGCCGTCAACGGAACGCCTCTGCGATTCCGAAGGAGGTGGGAGTATGGGAATCACCCTGACCGGCGCCGAAAAGATCGTCCTGCGGGAGACCGTGGAAAAGGCGATCAACGAGATGCTGATGGAGATCGCGAACACGGACAACCGGAAGATGCGCGAAGGGCTGCGGGAGCGCGAAGGGACCCTGAAGGGGATCCTCGACAAGCTGGCGGCCGAGGTTCGCACGGCGGCATGAGAATTCCCCGGGCATAAACCGGGGAAAGACGACCAATAGGCCGGGAACCGGTCCGGGCCGGAAGATCGCATCGCCGGATCGGAAAGCCCGGCCTATGCATTTCCCGCGTCCCGACTCCGATGGATGCCCCGAATCGTATTAGCGCACGAGAATATTTTTCCGGATATAATCCCCCTCGAGGTGACAGGAATGACGAAACCGACGCGCTCCGACAACCGCAAGTCCCTCGACATCCGCAGGATCGAAGTCTCCCTCGGGGTGCAGAAGCACGCCGAAGGGTCCGTCCTCTTCGCGATGGGGGACACCCGCGTCGTGTGCGCGGCGACGGTCGAGGAACGGGTTCCCCCGTTCCTGCGCGGCGCCGGGAAGGGGTGGGTCACCGCGGAATATTCGATGCTCCCGCGCGCGACGAACACCCGGGTCGCCCGGGAAGGACGGACGGGGAAAGTGGGGGGCCGCACGCACGAGATCCAGCGCCTGGTGGGCCGGTCGCTGCGGGCGGTGGTCGACTTCGAAGCGCTCGGCGAGCGCACCGTGACGATCGACTGCGATGTCCTGCAGGCCGACGGAGGGACGCGCACCGCCTCGATCAACGGGGCATGGATCGCCCTGTGGCAGGCATGCCGGCGCCTGGTCGCAAGGGGAGCCGTACCCCGCAACCCCGTGCTCGACCACGTGGTGGCGGTCAGCATGGGAATCGTCGGAGGGAAGGTCCTTGCGGACCTCGACTATTCCGAGGACTCCGCGGCGGACGTGGACATGAACGTGGTGATGACGGGGAACGGCCGGCTGATCGAAGTCCAGGGGACGGCGGAACGGGAGCCGTTCACGCGGGCCCAGCTCGACGCGATGCTCTCGGCCGCGTCGACCGCGGGGAAAAAGATCCTGAAGGTGCAACGGCACTTTGCGGAAGGAAGGGGGGGATTGCGATGAGGCTCCTGATCGCATCGAAGAACCGGGGAAAAGTCGTCGAGATCCGGGCGCTCCTCGGCCTCGCGCTTCAGAAGGTCGTCGAGGTCGTCACGCTGGCGGAGCTGCCCGCGGTCGAGCAGCCGATGGAGGACGGGAAGACGTTCGCCGAAAACGCGCGGATTAAGGCGCTTCACTACGCCAAGACGCACAAGATCCTGTGCATCGCCGACGACTCGGGACTTTCCGTGGATCCGATCGGCGGGCTTCCCGGGGTGCGCTCCGCACGGTTTGCCGGGGACGGGGTCTCCGACGCCGCGAACAACGCGCATCTGCTCCATGAGCTGGCGCCGTTTCCGCGGCCGTGGAATTGCGCATTCGTCTGCGTCGCGACGGCGGCGCTTCCGAACCGGGTGGTCGCGGAGGCGACCGGAAAACTCCAGGGGGAGATCCTCCCCGAGGGGCGGGGCCGCGACGGTTTCGGATACGACCCGATCTTTTTCATCCCCTCCCTGGGCAAGACGATGGCGGAGCTGTCGACGGAGGAGAAGAACCGGATCAGCCACCGCGGGCAGGCCCTTCGGGCGCTGATTTCGGAGATGAAGAACGCCGGCCTGCTGCTTTCGTAGCGGCCAGGACCGGCTTGACGGCACTCCGGGAATCCGGCGCTCCGTTGCCGGTTTTTGATGTTCGGTTTATACTTCATTCCCTTGCCTTCGTCGTCGGGACGTGGCGCAGCCTGGTAGCGCATCTGCTTTGGGAGCAGAGGGTCGCTGGTTCGAATCCAGTCGTCCCGACCATTCTTTCGTTGCATCGACATCCTGGATTCGAACCCAAGGCGCCGCCGACGAACAGGAGGAGAAGCGGCCAGGGATGGCCGCGACAGGCGCCGTCTCGGCGATGGCCATGGATGGCCAAGTGCCGCGGGCGCATGGATGCGCAAGAGCGGCCGGAGTGAGCACAGGGATGTGCGAGCGCGAGCCGGTCGAATCCAGTCGTCCCGACCATTTCTTCGATTCTTTTCTTCGGCCTTCGAGCCGCCGGAATTCCCCCGAACCGCCCGCGTTTCGTTCTCCCGAAAAATAATTCCGGGTTTTGTTCGACCTTTCACAAACGTCCCCCCACCCCCTTGATATCTTACGGTCAGAAAGGGAGGAGGTGATCATCATGGAAGGCATCCTGTTCGATATCGAGATGTTCGCATCTCCGTTCACCGTACTGGCGGGGTTGGCGCTGCTCGCGATCGGCGTATGCGGAATCCTCCTGGGCTACATGGCTGACGAGGAAGCCAACGGGGAACACATCTTCTGGGCGGAGTCGCCGTTCACCGACGTGAGCGAGGGCGATGCGTCGGTCGAAAGCATTCCGTATCTCCGGGCGGCGTGACGCCGTCACGGAACTGTCCCGGCGGGGGGATTGCGGAATAGGGCATTCCCCCGGCCGGGACGGTCGCAGCCGTCCTTTTAACCATTCTGCTATCATTAGCCGGATTTCATTTTCCGACACGACAGGAGATTCCGGATGGCCGTCCAGTACGTATACACGATGAAAGGGTTGGGGAAGGTGGTCCCGCCCAAGCGGATGATCCTCGAAGACATCTGGCTCTCGTTCTACCCCGGGGCGAAGATCGGGGTACTCGGCCAGAACGGCGCGGGAAAATCATCTCTCCTCAGGATCATGGCGGGCGTCGACAAGGAGTTCCTCGGAGAGGCGGCGCCGGCGGCGGGCATCTCGGTGGGTT
The DNA window shown above is from bacterium and carries:
- a CDS encoding OFA family MFS transporter encodes the protein MEATYGAGEKTMSRWWRVAGALLMNLPLGALYAWSIFVLPLEKEFGWTRTQTSWVFTIAVFVFGLSFIVAGRLQDKKGPFWISIAGSVLFSLGWVLATYAKDLTALYLTMGVVLGIGSGFGYATPIPVLSKWFPDRRGLAVGLAVAGYGGGSFIISFIGKPMLTAFGWRDTFLYLGIGYFVATMIGALILRNPPVGWKPAGWVPAAATAKVTASRHEYAPGEVVKTSAFYYMWVAYALATGAGLMLISQLVPFGRQQLKIVDVAANLAIAVGAVGNASGRIFSGWLSDTIGRLQTLRLMVGVSILAFLALPHISGAAMLYGMVFVVYYCYGTQLSVYASTTGDFFGTKNLGVNYGLLFTAWGVAGVIGPIIAGRLFDIFGNYTNAFYVGSGICVLALGSLLLAKRPEVPAMAGVEEVREVTRAA
- a CDS encoding DUF488 family protein is translated as MIRTKRIYAPPERTDGARILVDRLWPRGVSKTAARIDEWRKELAPSNDLRKWFGHDPSKWEEFQSRYRDELEIGGKMEELRILGERAKGEAFTLVYAARDEERNNAAVLRKLIGTLIG
- a CDS encoding GNAT family N-acetyltransferase, whose translation is MIPLDRYPKEIMLRDDSRVVLRPMIPEDADGLWNFLQQLSEIDKSHFHEDVDRPEVVEGWAKSLDYEKALPILAVRGDRIVGTVTLYRNRTGWKQRIGIVRILISLDHRHLGLGTAMIREIRHLGEKVALNYLMAEVIEEQQAAVRALERMGFEKMVVYRKFVNDRKGHLHDLVVLLHRMSGLEKEMFY
- a CDS encoding aldo/keto reductase — encoded protein: MRYKLLGKTGLRVSELCLGTMTFGEEWGWGASKEESRKMFDAFADAGGNFVDTANLYTGGTSEKFVGEFLKGRRERFVLATKYTLNMRPDDPNGGGNHRKNLVQSLDASLKRLDTDYIDLYWVHAWDGMTPLEETMRALDDVVRSGKVLYVGISDAPAWVVSRANMLAELSRWSPFAALQIQYNLADRTPERDLLPMAKALDLAITPWGVLGGGVLSGKYKSPKDRPAGARYTKDEAWAEAVVTERSVRIAEAAAQAAKETGCTASQAALAWVRQQPFGVIVPILGAKTIAQLRDNLGCLDVAIGPDQLARLDEASKIELGFPHDFLARGRSFIFGKTFPLIDNHRS
- a CDS encoding pirin family protein; its protein translation is MVPKTRNVAEIVEPQSVIEGAGVKLRRSIATRRLDYVDPFLLFDHFGSDDPEDYLAGFPMHPHRGIDTVTYMLAGLVDHKDSLGNGGTIGAGDVQWMTSGGGILHEEMPRPKDGRMEGFQLWVNLPARLKMSRPRYREIGADRIPEVRRRDGVRVRVVAGEVDGVRGPVTEIAADPEYLDVTVPMGGEFLHPVPLGHAAVAYVFEGKGDFGGAGGKVVASTRLVVFGDGDSVRAKATGDHVRFLLLSGKPIGEPIARYGPFVMNTRKEIEQAIEDLRNGTFVWRG
- a CDS encoding trimeric intracellular cation channel family protein, with translation MDPGLFYLLDAVGTVAFAMSGAFKAVRHRLDLLGVLVLGFATAMGGGVVRDALLHRTPAVFLTNGPAFFSLLGCVLAAAWPAAARRLGHPEKLESERAFLVVDALGLAIFAVTGARLGAEAGLTAWSTILFAAITAVGGGMIRDVLVREVPMVLSADFYATAALIGGLVYVVCDRVGVPGSLNSIATFAVTFLLRVMAIWRGWHLPRLSS
- the rph gene encoding ribonuclease PH; the encoded protein is MTKPTRSDNRKSLDIRRIEVSLGVQKHAEGSVLFAMGDTRVVCAATVEERVPPFLRGAGKGWVTAEYSMLPRATNTRVAREGRTGKVGGRTHEIQRLVGRSLRAVVDFEALGERTVTIDCDVLQADGGTRTASINGAWIALWQACRRLVARGAVPRNPVLDHVVAVSMGIVGGKVLADLDYSEDSAADVDMNVVMTGNGRLIEVQGTAEREPFTRAQLDAMLSAASTAGKKILKVQRHFAEGRGGLR
- the rdgB gene encoding RdgB/HAM1 family non-canonical purine NTP pyrophosphatase — encoded protein: MRLLIASKNRGKVVEIRALLGLALQKVVEVVTLAELPAVEQPMEDGKTFAENARIKALHYAKTHKILCIADDSGLSVDPIGGLPGVRSARFAGDGVSDAANNAHLLHELAPFPRPWNCAFVCVATAALPNRVVAEATGKLQGEILPEGRGRDGFGYDPIFFIPSLGKTMAELSTEEKNRISHRGQALRALISEMKNAGLLLS